One window of Cydia pomonella isolate Wapato2018A chromosome 7, ilCydPomo1, whole genome shotgun sequence genomic DNA carries:
- the LOC133519516 gene encoding uncharacterized protein LOC133519516, whose product MEAEPKVHSKLFTPEEQRCEDFFASTTVRDEDGRYVVKLPFRDDHTCKGNSREIAVKRLHSLERKFEKDKTLKTRYTEVIKEYEQLGHMIPVTEPDHKLKDAIYLPHHAVIRENRTTTKVRVVFDASCKDDKGISLNDLLMIGPTMQPDLRHLVMCWRQYPVCLVADIVKMYRMVRVDEDDADFQRIVWRDDSRNKIKDYKLLTVTFGTASAPYLAVKALNQVAYDHMDKYPMAAPRVHKEFYMDDLMTGSETIEEGLHLYKEMKGLLNEGGFLLQKWASNKLELLDLINKRENEHIANEEEKNNLELKTDNVTKILGLTWNRNEDVFQYSVNLPPLSPPATKRKIISDVSRLFDPLGWLAPCVIVAKIFIQRLWIAGIGWDEEPPTDILKDWITYREQLTYLEDFRIPRWLNMNVNDTLVELHGFSDAATAAYAAVVYLRVVKASGEIQVALIAAKTRVSPVKQVSIPRLELCGAVLVAKLLKEVAMVMNIPKHNIARLVGSDQQS is encoded by the exons ATGGAGGCAGAACCGAAAGTTCACTCGAAACTGTTTACACCAGAAGAACAAAGGTGCGAAGATTTCTTTGCATCTACTACAGTGAGAGACGAAGACGGCAGGTATGTCGTGAAATTGCCGTTTCGCGACGATCATACCTGCAAGGGCAATTCAAGGGAGATTGCAGTTAAAAGACTACACAGTTTGGAGAGGAAATTTGAAAAAGATAAAACACTTAAAACTAGATATACGGAAGTAATCAAGGAGTATGAGCAACTAGGCCACATGATACCTGTGACTGAACCTGACCACAAACTGAAAGATGCTATATACTTGCCTCATCATGCTGTCATTCGTGAAAATCGAACCACAACTAAGGTTAGAGTTGTATTTGACGCATCCTGCAAAGACGACAAAGGGATTTCGCTGAACGACTTACTTATGATAGGGCCTACCATGCAGCCAGATTTGCGTCACCTAGTTATGTGTTGGAGACAGTATCCCGTGTGTTTAGTTGCGGACATTGTCAAAATGTACCGCATGGTGCGGGTGGATGAAGATGATGCCGACTTCCAACGCATAGTGTGGCGAGATGACTCTAGAAACAAGATCAAAGATTACAAGTTACTGACAGTAACATTTGGCACCGCCTCAGCTCCATATTTAGCGGTGAAAGCATTGAATCAAGTAGCTTATGATCATATGGACAAATATCCCATGGCTGCACCTAGAGTTCACAAAGAGTTTTACATGGATGATTTGATGACTGGTAGTGAAACAATAGAAGAAGGGTTACATCTATATAAGGAAATGAAAGGACTATTGAACGAAGGAGGATTTTTGTTACAGAAGTGGGCTAGTAATAAACTGGAATTGTTAGATCTGATAAATAAAAGAGAAAACGAACATATTGCAAACGAAGAAGAAAAGAACAACCTGGAATTAAAAACAGacaatgtaacaaaaatttTAGGACTTACCTGGAATAGAAATGAAGATGTATTTCAGTATTCAGTTAATCTGCCCCCGCTTTCACCACCtgcaacaaaaagaaaaatcataTCCGATGTTTCTCGTCTATTTGACCCGTTAGGGTGGTTAGCTCCATGTGTCATAGTAGCAAAGATTTTTATACAGCGATTGTGGATAGCAGGAATCGGATGGGACGAGGAACCACCAACTGATATATTAAAAGATTGGATAACCTACCGTGAACAATTAACTTACCTTGAAGACTTCCGGATCCCAAGATGGCTTAACATGAATGTTAATGACACATTAGTGGAGTTACATGGCTTTAGTGATGCCGCTACTGCTGCATACGCAGCTGTTGTATATCTTCGGGTAGTAAAAGCTTCAGGTGAAATTCAGGTTGCTTTGATAGCGGCTAAAACCAGAGTATCTCCTGTCAAACAGGTCAGTATACCAAGACTGGAACTCTGCGGCGCAGTACTCGTAGCTAAACTGCTGAAGGAAGTTGCTATGGTTATGAACATACCCAAACATAAT ATTGCGCGTCTCGTGGGATCCGACCAGCAGAGCTAA
- the LOC133520068 gene encoding endocuticle structural glycoprotein SgAbd-3-like: MYRYQLRHTRLLPNYSIDKMKSIILVSMLVAVAFAAPQGPTEPVPIVRQDSQVNGDGSYSYSFETGNGISADQKGDLKKVGDVEALEVQGQFQYPGDNGNIQLTYTADENGYQPQGAHLPTAPPVPEAIQRALAYIATAPPQPESQQ, translated from the exons ATGTATCGGTACCAGTTGAGACACACTCGTCTTCTCCCCAACTACTCTATTGACAAGATGAAGTCCATC ATTTTGGTGTCTATGCTGGTCGCAGTGGCGTTTGCGGCGCCCCAAGGCCCGACGGAGCCCGTCCCGATAGTGCGCCAGGACAGCCAGGTGAACGGAGACGGCTCATACTCGTACTCATTCGAGACCGGCAACGGGATCAGCGCTGACCAGAAAGGCGACTTGAAGAAGGTCGGTGACGTCGAGGCTCTGGAGGTGCAGGGCCAGTTCCAATACCCTGGAGACAACGGAAACATTCAGCTGACTTACACCGCTGACGAGAACGGCTACCAGCCCCAGGGAGCCCATCTTCCCACCGCCCCCCCGGTGCCTGAGGCCATCCAGCGCGCACTGGCCTACATCGCCACTGCCCCCCCACAGCCTGAAAGCCAACAATAA